One genomic segment of Blattabacterium sp. (Blaberus giganteus) includes these proteins:
- the purM gene encoding phosphoribosylformylglycinamidine cyclo-ligase: MKVKKKKNMTIYKISNILESTYNDKVMSVLDHFSGFYKIYESGYKEPVLVSGVDGVGTKLRLAIDYKKYDVIGEDCFAMCANDVLCHGALPLFFLDYLACGKLDYTIVKKIIQGIAISCKKNNTCLIGGETAEMPEIYKKNDYDIAGFCVGIVEKNHIIDGRKLIQEEDILIGLPSSGVHSNGFSVIRNIFSTEDFMKSFQEKPFYETLLIPTKIYHFPIHTLLKKFLIHGLAHITGGGISDNLYRILPENLSAVVKKEKIPIQPVFNYIQKKGNLSEHEMWNTFNMGVGMIIVVSFKEKYHILNKLHILGEKPFILGNIVKGNKKVFLK, from the coding sequence ATGAAAGTAAAAAAAAAAAAAAACATGACCATATACAAGATTAGTAATATCTTAGAAAGTACTTATAATGATAAGGTTATGAGCGTATTAGATCATTTTTCTGGTTTTTATAAAATATATGAATCTGGATATAAGGAACCTGTTTTAGTATCTGGAGTTGATGGTGTTGGAACCAAATTACGTTTAGCTATAGATTACAAAAAATATGATGTTATTGGAGAAGATTGTTTTGCAATGTGTGCAAATGACGTTTTATGTCATGGAGCTCTTCCTTTATTTTTTTTAGATTATTTAGCTTGTGGAAAACTAGATTATACTATTGTAAAAAAAATTATACAAGGAATAGCAATTTCTTGCAAAAAGAATAACACTTGTCTTATTGGAGGGGAAACAGCGGAAATGCCTGAAATTTATAAAAAAAATGATTATGATATAGCGGGATTTTGTGTAGGCATTGTAGAGAAAAATCATATTATAGATGGAAGAAAATTAATTCAAGAAGAAGATATTTTAATAGGTCTTCCTTCGTCAGGAGTACATAGTAATGGTTTTTCTGTAATTAGAAATATCTTTTCTACAGAAGATTTCATGAAATCTTTTCAAGAAAAACCGTTTTATGAAACGCTTTTAATTCCAACTAAAATTTATCATTTTCCTATTCATACTTTATTAAAAAAATTTCTAATTCACGGATTAGCTCATATTACTGGAGGAGGAATATCAGATAATTTATATCGAATTCTTCCAGAAAATTTATCAGCTGTAGTAAAAAAAGAAAAAATTCCTATTCAACCTGTTTTCAATTATATTCAAAAAAAAGGAAATCTATCAGAACATGAAATGTGGAATACTTTTAATATGGGAGTAGGGATGATTATAGTAGTTTCTTTTAAAGAAAAATATCATATTTTGAATAAACTACATATTTTAGGAGAAAAACCTTTCATTTTGGGAAATATTGTGAAAGGAAATAAAAAAGTATTTTTGAAATAA
- the purD gene encoding phosphoribosylamine--glycine ligase gives MKILVLGSGGREHAIGKKLLEDDHSIHLYFYPGNGGTSLIGKNIENHHTTLDLCFFAKKNAIDITIVGSETFLLEGVVDIFKYFGLKIVGPHYLAAKLEGNRIFAKSFMKKYGIRTPKYNIFFCYEKAMNFLKKNENSVAIKTNGIAAGKGVFLAHNQNDAIKALKNIMIKKKFGKSGNQIIIEEFLQGKEASIISIFNGKEIIPFLSAKDYKKIGENEKGLNTGGMGAIVPNPYWTNSIWIDFKKNILEPTLEGLIIEKLTFFGFLYFGLMITYNKVYLLEYNTRIGDPEAQTLFPLMKSNFLNIIQSTFQHKKIFIDWKKLCSCCVVLSSIGYPEKYESGKIISGLNSLKEPFYIAGAKIEQEKWITSSGRVMNVVGIGNSIQEARKKAYDQVQKIQFDNLYFRKDIGL, from the coding sequence ATGAAAATTTTAGTTCTTGGAAGTGGAGGACGTGAACATGCTATAGGTAAAAAATTATTGGAGGATGATCATTCAATTCATCTTTATTTTTATCCTGGAAATGGAGGTACAAGTTTAATAGGAAAAAATATTGAAAATCATCATACAACATTAGATTTATGTTTTTTCGCTAAAAAAAATGCAATAGATATAACTATTGTAGGATCCGAAACTTTTTTGTTAGAAGGAGTTGTAGACATTTTTAAATATTTTGGATTAAAAATAGTTGGTCCACATTACTTAGCGGCTAAACTTGAAGGAAATCGCATTTTTGCTAAATCTTTTATGAAAAAATATGGAATTCGTACTCCTAAATATAATATTTTTTTTTGCTATGAAAAAGCTATGAATTTCTTAAAGAAAAATGAAAATTCTGTTGCTATCAAAACTAATGGAATTGCTGCAGGAAAAGGAGTTTTTTTAGCCCATAATCAAAATGACGCTATAAAAGCTTTAAAAAATATTATGATAAAAAAAAAATTTGGAAAATCTGGAAATCAGATTATTATAGAAGAATTTTTACAAGGAAAAGAAGCTTCCATTATATCTATTTTTAATGGAAAAGAGATTATCCCTTTTTTATCGGCTAAAGATTATAAAAAAATTGGAGAAAATGAAAAAGGATTGAATACAGGAGGAATGGGCGCAATTGTTCCTAATCCATATTGGACAAATTCTATTTGGATAGATTTTAAAAAAAATATTTTAGAACCTACTTTAGAAGGATTAATTATAGAGAAATTAACTTTTTTTGGATTCCTATATTTTGGATTAATGATAACTTATAACAAAGTTTACTTATTAGAATATAACACTCGCATCGGAGATCCTGAAGCTCAAACATTATTTCCATTAATGAAAAGTAACTTTTTAAATATCATTCAATCTACTTTTCAACATAAAAAAATATTTATTGATTGGAAAAAATTATGTTCTTGTTGTGTCGTTTTATCATCTATAGGATATCCTGAAAAATATGAAAGTGGAAAAATTATATCAGGATTAAATTCTTTAAAAGAACCTTTTTATATTGCTGGAGCAAAAATAGAACAAGAAAAATGGATAACATCAAGTGGACGAGTTATGAATGTAGTCGGAATAGGAAATTCTATTCAAGAAGCCAGAAAAAAAGCTTATGATCAGGTTCAAAAAATTCAATTTGATAATTTGTATTTTAGAAAAGATATTGGTTTATAA
- a CDS encoding formyltransferase family protein → MKKIAILVSGNGTNMKHILQEIKNGKLYNSMINLVISDRWCMGIQYALKKNIPVFSLIKTNKKFLSKEIDNILIRYIPNIIVLSGFLSILDTEFCKKWFSKVINIHPSLLPKYGGKGMYGMKVHQEVIKNKEKISGATVHYVTENVDLGDIILKKTCKIDLEETPTSLSEKISMIEKEILIQSINNLLFNIN, encoded by the coding sequence ATGAAAAAAATAGCTATTTTAGTTTCTGGAAATGGAACTAATATGAAACATATTTTACAAGAAATTAAAAACGGGAAGCTTTATAATTCTATGATAAATTTAGTGATTTCTGATAGATGGTGTATGGGAATTCAATATGCACTGAAAAAAAACATACCAGTATTTTCTTTAATAAAAACTAATAAAAAATTTCTTTCTAAAGAAATAGATAATATACTTATAAGATATATTCCGAATATTATAGTTCTTTCAGGATTTCTTTCTATACTTGATACAGAATTTTGTAAAAAATGGTTTAGTAAAGTTATAAATATTCATCCTTCTTTATTGCCTAAATATGGGGGAAAAGGAATGTATGGAATGAAAGTACATCAAGAAGTCATTAAAAATAAGGAAAAAATATCAGGAGCTACAGTTCACTATGTAACAGAAAACGTGGATTTAGGAGATATAATTTTGAAAAAAACATGTAAAATTGATTTAGAGGAGACTCCAACATCTTTATCAGAAAAAATTTCTATGATAGAAAAAGAAATATTAATTCAATCTATTAATAACCTTTTATTTAATATTAATTAA
- the purE gene encoding 5-(carboxyamino)imidazole ribonucleotide mutase, translating into MKVAIFFGSISDKSIMKITAEVLKKFSINYKSYVISAHRLPDILSSTIKEIESEGTDVIIAGAGLSAHLPGIISSKTILPVIGVPIHCHNNYGSLGGIDALFSMVQMPKDVPVATVGINNSYNAALFAVHILAIKYQNIRKLLLKFRTKKKEKLITEIKQHLLP; encoded by the coding sequence ATGAAAGTGGCTATATTTTTTGGGAGTATTTCTGATAAATCAATTATGAAAATAACAGCGGAAGTGCTAAAAAAATTTAGCATAAATTATAAATCTTATGTGATTTCCGCTCATAGATTACCAGATATTTTATCTAGTACTATTAAAGAAATAGAATCAGAAGGAACAGATGTAATTATTGCAGGAGCTGGATTATCTGCTCATTTACCTGGAATAATTTCTTCTAAAACAATTTTACCTGTCATAGGAGTACCAATTCATTGCCATAATAACTATGGTTCCTTAGGAGGTATAGATGCTCTTTTTTCTATGGTACAAATGCCAAAGGATGTTCCCGTTGCTACAGTAGGAATTAATAATTCATATAATGCAGCTTTATTTGCTGTTCATATTTTAGCTATAAAATATCAAAATATAAGAAAATTATTGCTCAAATTTAGAACAAAAAAAAAAGAAAAACTGATAACTGAAATCAAGCAACATTTATTACCATGA
- the purH gene encoding bifunctional phosphoribosylaminoimidazolecarboxamide formyltransferase/IMP cyclohydrolase: MKRALISVYEKNEKLFNFVSFLDKKGYQIISTGGTYQYFINKGLSNIIEVSDYTSFPEILDGRVKTIHPNIYIGILADRSVEKHMKSIHYHNIHLIDIVLVNFYPFFKKIHHKPTININSLIEFIDVGGPSMLRAAAKNFLHVTAITDNNDYELVQYEIEHYGFTSLKLRKKLAGKAFNFTSSYDSAISQCFLEDKFPIYLHSSYEKKMNLIYGENPHQKAAYYVNTIHEGSMRNFHQLNGKKLSFNNLRDMDIAWKVVSQFSEPACCTVKHSTPCGVALGKNIIEAFQKTYYADPISSFGGIMAVNVPITKELAKEINHIFLEVVLSPNYETDVLNILKIKKNLRIISINEPISDKLEYVKIDGGILVQESDYFFPYDKNYKIVTKKKFSDQELKSLFFAQKVVKYVKSNAIVVSKGTQTLGISGGQTNRIWAARQAIERALEKSKEELVLVSDAFFPFRDVVDEAARSGKIRAILQPGGSIRDEESVKACDDHGIAMAFTGKRHFKH, encoded by the coding sequence ATGAAAAGAGCTTTGATCAGTGTTTATGAAAAAAATGAAAAATTGTTCAATTTTGTCAGTTTTTTAGATAAAAAAGGATATCAAATTATTTCTACTGGAGGTACCTACCAATATTTTATTAATAAAGGATTATCAAATATCATAGAGGTATCTGATTATACTTCTTTCCCTGAAATTTTAGATGGAAGAGTTAAAACAATTCATCCTAATATATATATAGGGATTTTAGCGGATCGTTCTGTTGAAAAACATATGAAATCTATTCATTATCACAATATTCATCTTATTGATATTGTATTGGTAAATTTTTATCCATTTTTTAAAAAAATACATCATAAACCTACTATCAATATTAATTCCTTAATAGAATTTATTGATGTTGGAGGTCCATCCATGCTGAGAGCCGCAGCTAAAAATTTTTTACATGTAACTGCTATTACAGATAATAATGATTATGAACTAGTTCAATATGAAATTGAACATTATGGATTTACTTCATTAAAATTGAGAAAAAAATTAGCAGGAAAAGCGTTTAATTTTACTTCTTCTTACGATTCTGCTATTTCTCAATGTTTTTTAGAGGATAAATTTCCTATTTATTTACACTCTTCTTATGAAAAAAAAATGAATCTTATTTATGGAGAAAATCCTCATCAAAAAGCCGCTTATTATGTTAATACAATTCATGAAGGATCGATGCGAAATTTTCATCAATTAAATGGAAAAAAATTATCGTTCAATAACTTAAGAGATATGGATATAGCGTGGAAAGTTGTTTCTCAATTTTCTGAACCTGCTTGTTGTACAGTGAAACATTCCACTCCTTGTGGAGTGGCATTAGGAAAAAACATTATTGAAGCATTTCAAAAAACTTATTACGCTGATCCAATTTCGTCTTTTGGAGGAATAATGGCTGTCAATGTACCAATTACAAAAGAATTAGCAAAAGAAATTAATCACATTTTTTTAGAAGTAGTTCTTTCTCCGAATTACGAAACAGATGTTTTAAATATTTTAAAAATCAAAAAAAATCTTAGAATTATTAGCATTAATGAACCTATTTCAGATAAGCTAGAATATGTGAAAATAGACGGAGGGATTTTAGTGCAAGAATCAGATTATTTTTTTCCTTATGATAAAAATTACAAAATAGTTACTAAAAAAAAATTTAGCGATCAAGAATTAAAATCTTTATTTTTCGCTCAAAAAGTAGTAAAATATGTGAAATCTAATGCTATTGTAGTGTCAAAAGGAACGCAAACCTTAGGTATTTCTGGAGGTCAGACTAACAGAATTTGGGCAGCTCGTCAAGCTATAGAAAGGGCTTTAGAAAAAAGTAAAGAGGAATTAGTCCTTGTATCTGATGCTTTTTTCCCTTTCAGAGATGTTGTAGATGAAGCTGCTCGTTCTGGTAAAATACGTGCTATTCTTCAACCAGGAGGATCTATACGTGATGAAGAGTCTGTTAAAGCTTGTGATGATCATGGAATTGCTATGGCTTTTACTGGAAAAAGACATTTTAAACATTAA
- a CDS encoding phosphoribosylformylglycinamidine synthase, whose amino-acid sequence MNFRIYIQKKNPFDIDSRKLYNELKKMNISLCNVIIYYTYDIFNINKKLFLESLSKVFIDPVTDILHEKIHLNTSYIKFFPEKYNDRADAAMQCIKILDPKSTKISIKTGQLIELIGMKKKQDFNKIKKYYFQSCLSTKNQKNDTKIIDNFINFSVDKIKEIHNKWNLSMNVNDLLFIQKYFSEEKRNPTKAELRIFDVYWSDHCRHTTFFTKLSDISFYGSFKKIYQNVFRKYLKDRDLIGRSKYPINLMDLSCLPAKILYKKGKLKNYVLSYEHNACIMMINVDFENKKKEKWYLLFKNETHNHPTEIDPFGGASTCVGGAIRDPLSGRAFVYQGIRLSGAADPINSKTFHKKLPQRKICLESARGYSSYGNQIGLATTHVNEIYHEGYRAKRMEIGMVVGAVPVDFVKQDKPKKGDIILLIGGFTRREGIGGATDSSKEQNSDFENHIQQQKGDPIIERKIQRFFRKKKVISLIKKCNDFGAGGASVAVGELSDSLVLYLDKIPIENTEKNIEAIEIALSESQERMAVILDPKDVKKFIHFSREENIMSFPIGKVTDNHRIIFSYKEKEIFNVKSSFLNTKGFHKEKTVRVNSPTSFSPFHKSKNLFFNKKIFLNTLSKLNIASQKSLVEMFDSTVGGTTVLMPFGGKYQMTPSEGSAQKIPVFRGNTNTVSLVSWGFHPEVSVWSPFHGGAYAIVECISKIVSMGGNYRNTYFSFQEYYQKLGDNPENWGKPFSALLGAYHAQMSLKLASIGGKDSMSGTYKKFHVPPTFIVFGVSTGSCFNIISPEFKKVGNKIYLYYHNSLKNEMPDFNSIKKAYDQVYEGICSGKIVSVKTVKDGGISVAVAKMSFGNRLGAIIDYKDHLLETNIGSLIIESSSPILNNDFIQIGEIVSHKYLDFNGISIDIDESIKNWLKTFSPIFSSNENEKEKIGEIKQVKKNKQKEKHNSIIWKCKFPKKGTPRVFIPVFPGTNSEFESIRAFEKEGAIVNTFVFKNLSNQDIIESIFYFKKHIESVQIFMLCGGFSAGDEPDGSAKFIVSILHNPYIKEAIKYFLDQDGLILGICNGFQGLIKSGLLPYGKICLRNHDSPTLTYNKIEKHISQCVHIKVISDHSPWLNGMKNKMYTLPISHSEGRFYASQETINLLLDRNQIATQYVDLEGKPSSNRLYNPNGSVGAIEGLLSEDGKIYGRMTHPERYGHGLLKNIPNVHEHSIFKNAVQYFL is encoded by the coding sequence ATGAATTTCAGAATTTATATACAAAAAAAAAATCCTTTTGATATTGATTCTAGAAAATTATATAATGAATTAAAAAAAATGAATATATCATTGTGTAATGTAATTATTTATTATACATATGATATATTTAATATAAATAAAAAACTTTTTTTAGAAAGTTTATCAAAAGTTTTTATAGATCCTGTTACTGATATTTTACACGAAAAAATACATTTGAATACTTCATATATAAAATTTTTTCCAGAAAAATATAATGATCGAGCGGATGCAGCTATGCAATGCATAAAAATTTTAGATCCTAAATCAACTAAAATTTCCATAAAAACTGGACAATTAATTGAATTAATTGGAATGAAAAAAAAACAGGATTTTAATAAAATTAAAAAATATTATTTTCAGTCATGTTTGAGTACAAAAAATCAAAAAAATGATACAAAAATTATAGATAATTTCATTAATTTTTCTGTTGATAAAATAAAAGAAATCCATAATAAATGGAATCTTTCTATGAACGTTAATGATTTACTATTTATACAAAAATATTTTTCTGAAGAAAAACGAAATCCAACAAAAGCAGAATTACGTATATTTGATGTTTATTGGTCTGATCATTGTCGTCATACAACATTTTTTACAAAATTGTCAGATATATCTTTTTATGGATCCTTTAAAAAAATATATCAAAATGTTTTTAGAAAATATTTAAAAGATAGAGATTTAATAGGAAGATCAAAATATCCTATCAATCTTATGGATTTATCCTGTCTTCCTGCTAAAATTCTTTATAAAAAAGGAAAATTGAAAAATTATGTTTTATCATACGAACATAATGCGTGTATTATGATGATAAATGTAGATTTTGAAAATAAAAAAAAAGAAAAATGGTATTTATTATTTAAAAATGAAACTCATAATCATCCTACCGAAATAGATCCTTTTGGAGGGGCTTCTACTTGTGTAGGAGGAGCTATTCGTGATCCTTTATCGGGTAGAGCTTTTGTTTATCAAGGGATTAGATTGAGTGGAGCTGCTGATCCTATAAATTCAAAAACTTTTCATAAAAAATTACCACAACGTAAAATTTGTCTAGAATCAGCTCGTGGGTATAGTTCTTATGGAAATCAAATAGGATTGGCTACAACTCATGTAAACGAAATTTATCATGAGGGATATAGAGCTAAAAGAATGGAAATAGGGATGGTCGTTGGAGCTGTTCCTGTAGATTTTGTAAAACAGGATAAACCAAAAAAAGGAGATATTATTTTGTTAATTGGTGGTTTTACGAGAAGGGAAGGAATTGGAGGGGCTACAGATTCTTCTAAAGAACAGAATTCTGATTTCGAAAATCATATACAACAGCAAAAAGGAGATCCAATAATAGAAAGAAAAATTCAGAGATTTTTCAGAAAAAAAAAAGTTATTTCTTTGATCAAAAAATGCAATGATTTTGGAGCAGGAGGAGCGTCCGTTGCTGTAGGGGAATTAAGTGATAGTTTAGTCCTTTATTTGGACAAAATACCAATAGAAAATACAGAAAAAAATATAGAAGCTATAGAAATTGCGCTTTCTGAGTCTCAAGAACGTATGGCAGTAATATTAGATCCCAAAGATGTAAAAAAATTTATTCATTTTTCTCGTGAAGAAAATATCATGTCTTTTCCAATAGGAAAAGTGACTGATAATCATCGTATTATTTTTTCTTATAAAGAAAAAGAAATTTTTAATGTGAAAAGTTCTTTTCTTAATACAAAAGGATTTCATAAAGAAAAAACTGTTCGTGTAAATTCCCCTACTTCATTTTCTCCTTTTCATAAATCAAAAAATCTTTTTTTCAACAAAAAAATATTTTTAAATACTCTTTCTAAATTAAATATAGCTTCTCAAAAAAGCTTAGTGGAAATGTTTGATAGTACTGTAGGTGGGACTACAGTTTTGATGCCTTTTGGAGGGAAATATCAAATGACTCCATCTGAAGGAAGTGCACAAAAAATTCCTGTTTTTAGGGGAAATACAAATACAGTTAGTTTAGTTTCTTGGGGGTTTCATCCTGAAGTTTCTGTTTGGAGTCCTTTCCATGGAGGAGCTTATGCCATTGTGGAATGTATTTCTAAAATTGTTTCTATGGGAGGAAATTATAGAAATACTTATTTTAGTTTTCAAGAATATTATCAAAAATTGGGAGATAATCCAGAAAATTGGGGAAAACCTTTTTCGGCTTTGTTAGGTGCTTATCATGCTCAAATGTCTTTAAAATTAGCTTCTATAGGGGGAAAAGACTCTATGTCTGGAACGTATAAAAAATTTCATGTTCCGCCTACATTTATCGTTTTTGGAGTATCAACAGGTTCCTGTTTCAATATTATATCTCCTGAATTTAAAAAAGTGGGAAATAAAATTTATTTGTATTATCACAATTCATTAAAAAATGAAATGCCCGATTTTAATTCTATAAAAAAAGCTTATGACCAAGTTTATGAAGGAATTTGTTCCGGAAAAATTGTTTCGGTTAAAACAGTAAAAGATGGAGGCATTTCTGTTGCTGTCGCCAAAATGTCTTTTGGAAATCGTTTAGGAGCAATCATTGACTATAAAGATCATTTACTTGAAACGAACATAGGTTCCTTAATTATAGAATCTTCATCTCCTATTTTAAACAATGATTTTATTCAAATAGGAGAAATCGTTTCTCATAAATATTTAGATTTTAATGGAATATCTATTGATATAGATGAATCTATAAAAAATTGGTTAAAAACTTTTTCTCCTATTTTTTCTTCTAATGAAAATGAAAAAGAAAAAATAGGAGAAATAAAACAAGTAAAAAAAAATAAACAAAAGGAAAAACACAATTCTATCATATGGAAATGTAAATTTCCAAAAAAAGGGACTCCTCGTGTATTTATTCCTGTATTTCCTGGTACAAATAGTGAATTTGAATCAATTCGTGCATTTGAAAAAGAGGGGGCTATCGTAAACACATTTGTATTTAAAAATCTAAGTAATCAAGATATTATAGAGTCTATATTTTATTTCAAAAAGCATATAGAATCTGTGCAAATATTTATGCTATGTGGAGGATTTAGTGCAGGAGATGAACCAGATGGTTCTGCTAAATTTATTGTATCTATATTACATAATCCATATATTAAAGAGGCTATTAAATATTTTCTCGATCAAGATGGATTAATTTTAGGTATTTGTAATGGATTTCAAGGATTGATCAAATCCGGATTATTACCTTATGGTAAAATTTGTTTGAGAAATCATGATTCTCCTACATTAACTTACAATAAAATAGAAAAGCATATATCTCAATGCGTACACATTAAAGTTATTTCTGATCATTCTCCATGGTTAAATGGTATGAAAAATAAAATGTATACTCTTCCTATATCTCACAGCGAAGGAAGATTTTATGCAAGCCAAGAAACAATAAATCTTTTATTGGATAGAAACCAAATTGCTACACAATATGTAGATTTAGAAGGGAAACCTAGTTCAAATAGATTATATAATCCTAATGGATCTGTTGGAGCCATTGAAGGATTATTAAGTGAAGATGGTAAAATTTATGGAAGAATGACTCATCCAGAACGTTATGGTCATGGATTATTAAAAAATATTCCTAATGTTCATGAACATTCTATTTTCAAAAATGCAGTACAATATTTTTTGTAA
- the purC gene encoding phosphoribosylaminoimidazolesuccinocarboxamide synthase, whose amino-acid sequence MNCTIKKNLLSEGKTKKIYTTNNPFEVLIHHTDNITALNGLKKNILQNKGVLNNEITALIFQFLNSCGIKTHFIQKINNREQLCHKVDMIALEFVVRNIVAGSMSKRLGVKEGVHLYNPIFEIFYKNDKLKDPLINDHHAVFLEILSYEELRIIYSMTSKINHFIKKYFLDKNIILVDFKIEFGKNYKNEILLSDEISPDTCRFWDKETMKKLDKDSFRMGSKEKVFDIYMDILKRLNVS is encoded by the coding sequence ATGAACTGCACAATTAAAAAAAATCTTTTATCAGAAGGAAAAACAAAAAAAATATATACGACCAATAATCCATTTGAAGTACTCATTCATCATACAGATAATATAACGGCTTTAAATGGATTAAAAAAAAATATTTTACAAAATAAAGGAGTTTTAAATAATGAAATAACGGCATTGATTTTTCAATTTTTAAATTCTTGTGGAATTAAAACTCATTTTATACAAAAAATAAATAATAGAGAACAATTATGTCATAAAGTAGATATGATTGCTTTAGAATTTGTTGTTCGCAATATTGTTGCGGGAAGTATGTCTAAACGTTTGGGAGTAAAAGAAGGAGTTCATTTGTATAATCCTATTTTTGAAATATTTTATAAAAATGATAAATTAAAAGATCCTTTGATTAATGATCATCATGCAGTGTTTCTAGAAATTCTTTCTTATGAAGAATTAAGAATCATTTATAGTATGACGTCTAAAATAAACCATTTTATAAAAAAATATTTTTTAGATAAAAATATTATATTGGTAGATTTTAAAATAGAATTCGGTAAAAATTATAAAAACGAGATTTTACTGTCTGATGAAATCAGTCCAGATACTTGTCGTTTTTGGGATAAAGAAACAATGAAAAAATTGGACAAAGATTCATTTAGAATGGGATCAAAAGAAAAAGTCTTTGATATTTATATGGATATATTAAAAAGGTTAAATGTAAGTTAA
- the purF gene encoding amidophosphoribosyltransferase, with protein MISQLFPSILENNYFDKFHDECGVFGIYSPDKVDTFSLVQFGLFALQHRGQEACGFSVLRDGFIISHKNEGLVLDFFRKISNSECYHGNAVIGHTRYSTEGGQSKKNIQPFFGEDSYGRSTISIVHNGNLVNAQYLRKKLESIGVNFISEYSDSEVILRLIQKYLLESDNSLEKAIQKTTIDIKGAYSVIVLMDNKMAAFRDPNGIRPLCYGMLNEKTYIFSSETCGIDSVGGFYVRDLFPGEIIIVDKKSIQFSTLTEKKNTRKRICSFEYVYFSRPDSLIENINVYEIREKSGEKLYEQHPVEADVVIGVPDSGVPASIGYSKASGIPFKPILVKNKYIGRSFIIPQQEMREKMVNLKLNPILYEIKGKRIVIIDDSIVRGTTSRRLVHILRKAGAKEIHFRSASPPIIGPCYLGVDTPSKKDLISYNHIDKKSIAKILNVDSLEFLSMDNFIDILGSTHYCFGCFTGNYPVKKNII; from the coding sequence ATGATATCTCAATTATTCCCTTCTATTCTGGAAAATAATTATTTTGATAAGTTTCACGATGAATGTGGTGTTTTTGGGATTTATTCTCCTGACAAAGTAGATACCTTTTCTTTAGTTCAATTTGGTTTATTTGCATTGCAACATAGAGGACAAGAAGCTTGTGGTTTTTCTGTTTTAAGAGATGGTTTTATTATATCACATAAAAACGAAGGACTTGTTTTGGATTTTTTTAGAAAAATTTCTAATTCTGAATGTTATCATGGAAATGCTGTAATTGGACATACTCGTTATTCTACAGAAGGAGGACAAAGTAAAAAAAATATTCAACCTTTTTTTGGAGAAGATTCCTATGGAAGAAGTACTATATCTATAGTACATAATGGAAATTTGGTCAATGCTCAATATCTTCGTAAAAAATTGGAATCGATAGGTGTAAATTTTATATCCGAATATTCAGATTCCGAAGTTATTTTACGTTTAATACAAAAATATTTACTAGAATCTGATAATAGTTTAGAGAAAGCAATTCAAAAAACAACTATCGATATTAAAGGAGCTTATTCTGTGATTGTCCTAATGGATAATAAAATGGCTGCATTTAGAGATCCAAACGGAATCCGTCCTTTATGTTATGGTATGTTGAATGAAAAGACTTACATATTTAGTTCTGAAACTTGTGGAATTGATTCTGTTGGAGGATTTTATGTTAGAGATCTATTCCCAGGAGAAATTATAATTGTGGATAAAAAATCAATTCAATTTTCTACACTTACAGAAAAAAAAAATACAAGAAAAAGAATTTGTTCTTTTGAATATGTTTATTTTTCTCGTCCTGATTCCTTAATTGAAAATATAAATGTTTATGAAATTCGTGAAAAAAGCGGAGAGAAACTTTATGAACAACATCCGGTGGAAGCTGATGTAGTTATTGGAGTTCCAGATTCTGGAGTTCCAGCTTCTATTGGTTATTCTAAAGCTTCTGGAATTCCTTTTAAACCAATTTTAGTAAAAAATAAATATATTGGAAGATCTTTTATTATCCCTCAACAGGAAATGCGTGAAAAAATGGTTAATTTGAAATTAAATCCTATATTATATGAAATAAAAGGGAAACGAATTGTTATTATTGATGATTCTATAGTTCGTGGAACTACTAGTCGTAGATTAGTTCACATATTAAGAAAAGCAGGAGCTAAAGAAATTCATTTTAGAAGTGCTTCTCCTCCTATTATAGGTCCATGTTATTTGGGAGTAGATACTCCAAGTAAAAAAGATCTTATATCATATAATCATATTGATAAAAAAAGTATAGCAAAAATCCTAAATGTAGATAGTTTAGAATTTTTAAGCATGGATAACTTTATAGATATTCTTGGAAGCACTCATTATTGTTTTGGTTGTTTTACCGGAAATTATCCAGTTAAAAAAAATATAATATGA